In the Harmonia axyridis chromosome 3, icHarAxyr1.1, whole genome shotgun sequence genome, one interval contains:
- the LOC123674703 gene encoding dynein regulatory complex subunit 2-like isoform X3: MKKGKISKEEAKRLKQEQEAQVKRDYLSRERIYGQTSEPKYTKIWGKLLNEISSKHLKREVLAYANHFNKAIDYKDVEISLFLDWIEHENLRYWMCLTNHNHLMEYMIKFFYRGYKWIYNELGDQVNKLISLWVIDYDENKTRTTTNEEFLERMKYQMDLVKKGEEYETIAKNFSILNEKTSKYKFLLGDIGYTLTDKFEKMYWYMKEFTADYLASVRKKQKAGAESMERYDLLQKDIVANLKKRNKLEKLIQVLMRKYQLLSNTNERKLYELHQEHDFLHHCFLIFRENLFADKRNDTFKREILTVSFNDSYQELEKIAKKGSIMLKCLRACHKYETEEEKVLPFPEEIVVVEKHQDSKFKDWHKYLCLFWNRMASVNASRSIG; encoded by the exons atgaaaaaagggaaaatCAGTAAAGAAGAAGCAAAAAGACTAAAACAAGAGCAAGAAGCTCAGGTCAAACGAGACTACTTGAGTAGAGAACGAatttatggtcaaactagtgagCCAAAATATACTAAAATATGGGGTAAGCTTCTAAACGAAATAAGTTCGAAACATCTCAAGAGGGAAGTTCTCGCTTACGCGAATCATTTCAACAAAGCTATTGATTATAAGGATGTAGAAATTTCCCTTTTTTTGGACTGGATAGAGCACGAAAACCTACGCTACTGGATGTGCCTGACTAATCATAATCACTTAAtggaatatatgatcaaatttttttacagAGGTTATAAATGGATTTACAATGAGCTCGGTGATCAG GTCAACAAATTAATATCCTTGTGGGTAATAGACTACGATGAGAACAAAACAAGAACTACTACAAACGAAGAATTTCTTGAAAGAATGAAATACCAAATGGATCTAGTGAAAAAAGGGGAAGAATACGAAACGATCGCGAAAAACTTCTCTATACTAAACGAAAAAACAAGTAAATACAAGTTTTTGTTAGGAGACATCGGCTACACCTTAACCgataaattcgaaaaaatgtacTGGTATATGAAAGAGTTCACAGCCGATTATTTAGCCTCCGTCAGAAAAAAACAGAAGGCTGGGGCGGAATCTATGGAACGCTATGATCTTCTACAGAAAGATATCGTTGCCAATCTGAAGAAACGAAATAAACTGGAAAAACTCATTCAAGTGCTGATGCGGAAATATCAACTTTTATCGAATACGAATGAACGGAAGTTATACGAACTGCACCAAGAACACGATTTTTTGCACCATTGCTTCCTCATATTTCGGGAGAACCTATTTGCCGACAAGAGAAACGACACTTTCAAAAGAGAAATTTTAACAGTCAGCTTTAACGACAGTTATCAAGAATTGGAAAAAATAGCGAAGAAAGGTTCTATTATGTTGAAATGTCTCAGAGCCTGTCATAAATACGAAACAGAAGAGGAAAAAGTTCTTCCTTTCCCAGAAGAAATTGTTGTCGTTGAAAAACATCAGGACTCGAAATTTAAAGACTGGCATAAGTACCTTTGCTTATTTTGGAATAGGATGGCTTCTGTGAATGCTAGCAG ATCAATAGGTTGA
- the LOC123674702 gene encoding uncharacterized protein LOC123674702: MMFLRKQPEENVLPVATTEPEKKLTKKEKLKLKKLQKRQKLLEKRRDLLRQHLTRELKYGVYTHKKHERSWKQMLIDITLPQLKEKVEFTWYISEHLIDIKDYIISNLMDEVRQQEDQNLASIVNHVTTIDRMIDMMKEQLKTLHENYLAELQSLTDQHKEFLQSIQNTCGTSINYLKEMMYGMEIETKERERNLRADMCSKIEFEIEDKQGATMEVKEKLALTLRNMVKNTNELLENFFTTTRERLIGYDYYKAADDKAQNLLLAELKKIQYLNVLIKKLRKKEEDIGHNELTNLYGEKNFYKKSFLVLKLKLADDLKLDKSKHEFFIGEFYKAHENIKKFLKRGENMIYLLRAAKKLETSEEKARPYPVFENIGDNIKDSKLFLFWQRMGKIEISRTALYEERSALLIENNLLRSQIEDLCYCLSCPKLPPICRKEGSIPFTDGLTLMRKYAKKKGVKRR, encoded by the exons ATGATGTTTTTACGCAAACAACCTGAAGAAAATGTGTTGCCAGTGGCTACCACTGAACCTGAAAAAAAGttaacaaaaaaagaaaaactaaaaCTGAAGAAACTCCAAAAAAGACAAAAATTATTAGAGAAAAGACGTGACTTACTCAGACAACACTTAACAAGAGAGTTAAAGTATGGAGTATACACTCACAAGAAACATGAAAGGAGTTGGAAACAGATGCTCATTGATATAACCTTACCACAGCTCAAGGAAAAGGTAGAATTCACCTGGTATATATCCGAACACCTCATTGATATCAAAGATTATATCATTTCAAATCTTATGGATGAAGTACGACAACAAGAAGATCAAAATTTGGCGAGTATAGTCAATCATGTCACAACAATAGATAGGATGATCGACATGATGAAAGAGCAGTTGAAGACATTGCATGAAAATTACCTTGCTGAA TTACAATCACTGACGGACCAACACAAGGAGTTTTTGCAAAGCATCCAGAATACCTGTGGTACAAGCATAAATTACTTGAAAGAAATGATGTACGGAATGGAAATTGAGActaaagaaagagaaagaaacCTAAGAGCAGATATGTGTTCCAAAATTGAATTCGAAATAGAAGACAAGCAAGGGGCGACTATGGAAGTAAAAGAAAAACTAGCATTAACATTGCGAAATATGGTGAAAAATACCAACGAAttgttggaaaatttttttACCACAACTCGAGAAAGGCTGATAGGATATGACTACTACAAGGCCGCGGACGACAAAGCCCAAAATCTTCTATTAGCTGAACTGAAGAAAATCCAATACCTCAATGTATTGATAAAGAAactcagaaaaaaagaagaagacatCGGTCACAATGAGTTGACGAATTTGTACGGTGAGAAAAACTTTTACAAGAAATCTTTCCTCGTATTGAAACTTAAATTAGCTGACGATCTCAAGTTGGATAAATCGAAGCATGAATTCTTCATTGGAGAATTTTATAAGGctcatgaaaatatcaaaaaatttttgaaacgaGGAGAGAATATGATATATCTGTTAAGAGCCGCCAAAAAGTTGGAAACATCCGAAGAAAAAGCTCGTCCCTATCCAGTATTCGAAAATATTGGCGACAATATAAAGGATTCGAAGCTGTTTTTATTCTGGCAGAGAATgggaaaaatcgaaatttcaag AACTGCACTTTACGAGGAAAGAAGTGCACTGTTGATAGAGAATAACTTGCTGAGAAGTCAGATTGAAGATTTATGTTATTGTTTGAGTTGTCCAAAGTTACCACCGATTTGTAGAAAAGAAGGATCAATTCCATTCACAGATGGATTGACACTGATGAGAAAATATGCGAAAAAGAAAGGAGTGAAAAGGAGATAG
- the LOC123674703 gene encoding dynein regulatory complex subunit 2-like isoform X4, whose product MKKGKISKEEAKRLKQEQEAQVKRDYLSRERIYGQTSEPKYTKIWGKLLNEISSKHLKREVLAYANHFNKAIDYKDVEISLFLDWIEHENLRYWMCLTNHNHLMEYMIKFFYRGYKWIYNELGDQVNKLISLWVIDYDENKTRTTTNEEFLERMKYQMDLVKKGEEYETIAKNFSILNEKTSKYKFLLGDIGYTLTDKFEKMYWYMKEFTADYLASVRKKQKAGAESMERYDLLQKDIVANLKKRNKLEKLIQVLMRKYQLLSNTNERKLYELHQEHDFLHHCFLIFRENLFADKRNDTFKREILTVSFNDSYQELEKIAKKGSIMLKCLRACHKYETEEEKVLPFPEEIVVVEKHQDSKFKDWHKYLCLFWNRMASVNASS is encoded by the exons atgaaaaaagggaaaatCAGTAAAGAAGAAGCAAAAAGACTAAAACAAGAGCAAGAAGCTCAGGTCAAACGAGACTACTTGAGTAGAGAACGAatttatggtcaaactagtgagCCAAAATATACTAAAATATGGGGTAAGCTTCTAAACGAAATAAGTTCGAAACATCTCAAGAGGGAAGTTCTCGCTTACGCGAATCATTTCAACAAAGCTATTGATTATAAGGATGTAGAAATTTCCCTTTTTTTGGACTGGATAGAGCACGAAAACCTACGCTACTGGATGTGCCTGACTAATCATAATCACTTAAtggaatatatgatcaaatttttttacagAGGTTATAAATGGATTTACAATGAGCTCGGTGATCAG GTCAACAAATTAATATCCTTGTGGGTAATAGACTACGATGAGAACAAAACAAGAACTACTACAAACGAAGAATTTCTTGAAAGAATGAAATACCAAATGGATCTAGTGAAAAAAGGGGAAGAATACGAAACGATCGCGAAAAACTTCTCTATACTAAACGAAAAAACAAGTAAATACAAGTTTTTGTTAGGAGACATCGGCTACACCTTAACCgataaattcgaaaaaatgtacTGGTATATGAAAGAGTTCACAGCCGATTATTTAGCCTCCGTCAGAAAAAAACAGAAGGCTGGGGCGGAATCTATGGAACGCTATGATCTTCTACAGAAAGATATCGTTGCCAATCTGAAGAAACGAAATAAACTGGAAAAACTCATTCAAGTGCTGATGCGGAAATATCAACTTTTATCGAATACGAATGAACGGAAGTTATACGAACTGCACCAAGAACACGATTTTTTGCACCATTGCTTCCTCATATTTCGGGAGAACCTATTTGCCGACAAGAGAAACGACACTTTCAAAAGAGAAATTTTAACAGTCAGCTTTAACGACAGTTATCAAGAATTGGAAAAAATAGCGAAGAAAGGTTCTATTATGTTGAAATGTCTCAGAGCCTGTCATAAATACGAAACAGAAGAGGAAAAAGTTCTTCCTTTCCCAGAAGAAATTGTTGTCGTTGAAAAACATCAGGACTCGAAATTTAAAGACTGGCATAAGTACCTTTGCTTATTTTGGAATAGGATGGCTTCTGTGAATGCTAGCAG TTGA